In Myotis daubentonii chromosome 16, mMyoDau2.1, whole genome shotgun sequence, one DNA window encodes the following:
- the GGA3 gene encoding ADP-ribosylation factor-binding protein GGA3 isoform X2 yields MAEAEGESLESWLNKATNPSNRQEDWEYIIGFCDQINKELEGPQIAVRLLAHKVQSPQEWEAVQALTVLEACMKNCGRRFHNEVGKFRFLNELIKVVSPKYLGDRVSEKVKTKVIELLYSWTLALPEESKIKDAYHMLKRQGIVQSDPLIPVDRTLIPSPPPRPKNPVFDDEEKSKLLAKLLKSKNPDDLQEANKLIKSMVKEDEARIQKVTKRLHTLEEVNNNVKLLSEMLLHYSKEDSSEADKELMKELFDRCENKRRTLFKLASETEDNDNSLGDILQASDNLSRVINSYKTIIEGQVINGEVATSTMSDSEGKMFRNQGTLIDLAELDAPGSSTPVLAPAPPSSGIPILPPPPQASAPGRSCSSSQAEAPPGPNNTSNALSLLDEELLCLGLADPAPTAPPKESAGNGQWPLFQNEQSDLDFFSPKPGTAACSPSDGPVLQPSATPAGNSQPPLPPPFPAPVVPASVSAPKTGFLFPTGLAPKAEPTAPEYHGSALSDSSLHQLDALDQLLEEAKATSGLVKPISSSFFPGATASPLIPSSTSARPLLPFSTGPGSPLFQPPVFPSQGSPMKGPELSLASVHVPLESIKPSSALPVTAYDKNGFRILFHFAKECPPGRPDVLVVVVSMLNTAPLPIRSIVLQAAVPKSMKVKLQPPSGTELSPFSPIQPPAAITQVMLLANPLKEKARLRYRLTFALGEQLSTEVGEVDQFPPVEQWGNL; encoded by the exons ATGGCGGAGGCGGAAGGAGAGAGCCTGGAGTCCTGGCTGA ataaGGCCACCAATCCTTCCAACCGCCAGGAGGACTGGGAATACATAATCGGCTTCTGTGATCAGATCAACAAGGAGCTGGAAGG GCCACAGATCGCTGTCCGACTGCTGGCCCATAAGGTCCAGTCCCCACAGGAATGGGAGGCGGTCCAGGCCCTGACG GTGCTGGAGGCGTGTATGAAGAACTGTGGGCGGAGATTTCACAACGAAGTGGGAAAGTTCCGGTTTTTAAATGAGTTGATCAAAGTCGTCTCTCCAAAG TACCTGGGGGACAGGGTGTCTGAGAAAGTGAAGACCAAGGTTATTGAGCTACTTTATAGCTGGACGTTGGCCCTGCCAGAAGAATCAAAGATCAAAGATGCCTACCACATGTTGAAGAGACAGG GCATAGTGCAGTCTGACCCACTGATCCCTGTGGACAGGACACTGATCCCCTCTCCACCACCTCGTCCCAAAAACCCTGTGTTTGATGATGAGGAGAAATCCAAG CTTTTAGCCAAGTTGTTGAAAAGCAAAAACCCAGATGACCTGCAAGAGGCCAACAAGCTGATCAAGTCCATGGTGAAGGAA GATGAGGCACGGATCCAGAAGGTGACCAAGCGTCTGCACACTTTAGAGGAGGTTAATAACAACGTGAAGCTGCTCAGTGAGATGCTGCTTCATTACAGCAAGGAGGACTCGTCAGAGGCAGATAAAGAGCTCATGAAG GAGCTGTTTGATCGGTGTGAGAATAAGAGGCGGACATTATTCAAACTAGCCAGCGAGACAGAGGACAATGACAATAGTTTGG GGGACATCCTGCAGGCCAGTGACAACCTCTCCCGAGTCATCAACTCATACAAAACAATCATTGAAGGGCAGGTCATCAATGGTGAGGTGGCCACCTCAACCATGTCTGACTCTGAAGGTAAAATGTTTCG GAACCAAGGCACTCTCATCGACCTTGCAGAGTTGGATGCACCGGGCAGCTCAACCCCCGTTTtggcccccgccccaccctcctccggcatccccatcctccctccacccccccaggcCTCAGCACCTGGGCGCAGCTGTTCATCCAGCCAGGCGGAGGCCCCCCCAGGGCCCAACAACACAAGCAATGCCCTCTCCTTGCTGGATGAagagctgctctgcttgg GCCTTGCTGACCCAGCCCCTACGGCTCCTCCCAAAGAGTCAGCTGGAAACGGCCAGTGGCCCCTGTTCCAG AACGAACAGTCGGACCTGGACTTCTTCAGCCCCAAACCTGGGACTGCTGCTTGTAGCCCCTCAGACGGGCCTGTCCTCCAGCCCTCAGCAACCCCTGCAGGCAACTCccagcctccactgccaccccccTTCCCAGCTCCTGTGGTCCCAGCCAGCGTTTCTGCTCCAAAAACAGGCTTTTTGTTCCCCACTGGACTGGCCCCAAAGGCTGAGCCCACAGCCCCCGAGTACCATGGCTCAGCTTTGAGCGACAGCTCCCTGCACCAGTTGGATGCCCTCGATCAGCTTTTAGAAGAAGCCAAAGC gacCTCAGGCCTGGTGAAACCCATCTCCTCCAGCTTCTTCCCTGGGGCCACCGCCTCCCCTCTGATCCCCAGCAGCACCTCAGCTAGGCCTCTCCTGCCGTTCTCCACGGGGCCTGGCAGCCCTCTCTTCCAGCCACCTGTCTTCCCATCCCAGGGGAGCCCCATGAAGGGGCCTGAGCTTTCCCTGGCCAGTGTCCATGTCCCCCTGGAATCTATCAAGCCTA GCAGTGCCCTTCCTGTGACAGCCTATGATAAAAACGGCTTCCGCATCCTCTTCCACTTCGCCAAGGAATGTCCACCAGGACGGCCCGATGTGCTGGTGGTGGTTGTGTCCATGCTGAACACGGCTCCTCTGCCTATAAGAAGCATCGTGCTGCAGGCCGCAGTGCCCAAG tCAATGAAGGTGAAGCTGCAGCCACCCTCTGGGACGGAACTCTCTCCATTTAGCCCCATCCAGCCACCTGCAGCCATCACCCAGGTCATGCTGCTGGCGAATCCACTGAAG GAGAAGGCAAGGCTGCGGTATAGGCTGACCTTCGCCCTTGGGGAGCAGCTGAGCACAGAGGTGGGTGAGGTGGACCAGTTCCCTCCCGTGGAGCAGTGGGGGAACCTATGA
- the GGA3 gene encoding ADP-ribosylation factor-binding protein GGA3 isoform X3, with product MAEAEGESLESWLNKATNPSNRQEDWEYIIGFCDQINKELEGPQIAVRLLAHKVQSPQEWEAVQALTVLEACMKNCGRRFHNEVGKFRFLNELIKVVSPKYLGDRVSEKVKTKVIELLYSWTLALPEESKIKDAYHMLKRQGIVQSDPLIPVDRTLIPSPPPRPKNPVFDDEEKSKLLAKLLKSKNPDDLQEANKLIKSMVKEDEARIQKVTKRLHTLEEVNNNVKLLSEMLLHYSKEDSSEADKELMKELFDRCENKRRTLFKLASETEDNDNSLGDILQASDNLSRVINSYKTIIEGQVINGEVATSTMSDSEGHHHSRNQGTLIDLAELDAPGSSTPVLAPAPPSSGIPILPPPPQASAPGRSCSSSQAEAPPGPNNTSNALSLLDEELLCLGLADPAPTAPPKESAGNGQWPLFQNEQSDLDFFSPKPGTAACSPSDGPVLQPSATPAGNSQPPLPPPFPAPVVPASVSAPKTGFLFPTGLAPKAEPTAPEYHGSALSDSSLHQLDALDQLLEEAKATSGLVKPISSSFFPGATASPLIPSSTSARPLLPFSTGPGSPLFQPPVFPSQGSPMKGPELSLASVHVPLESIKPSSALPVTAYDKNGFRILFHFAKECPPGRPDVLVVVVSMLNTAPLPIRSIVLQAAVPKSMKVKLQPPSGTELSPFSPIQPPAAITQVMLLANPLKDLFLSTCVT from the exons ATGGCGGAGGCGGAAGGAGAGAGCCTGGAGTCCTGGCTGA ataaGGCCACCAATCCTTCCAACCGCCAGGAGGACTGGGAATACATAATCGGCTTCTGTGATCAGATCAACAAGGAGCTGGAAGG GCCACAGATCGCTGTCCGACTGCTGGCCCATAAGGTCCAGTCCCCACAGGAATGGGAGGCGGTCCAGGCCCTGACG GTGCTGGAGGCGTGTATGAAGAACTGTGGGCGGAGATTTCACAACGAAGTGGGAAAGTTCCGGTTTTTAAATGAGTTGATCAAAGTCGTCTCTCCAAAG TACCTGGGGGACAGGGTGTCTGAGAAAGTGAAGACCAAGGTTATTGAGCTACTTTATAGCTGGACGTTGGCCCTGCCAGAAGAATCAAAGATCAAAGATGCCTACCACATGTTGAAGAGACAGG GCATAGTGCAGTCTGACCCACTGATCCCTGTGGACAGGACACTGATCCCCTCTCCACCACCTCGTCCCAAAAACCCTGTGTTTGATGATGAGGAGAAATCCAAG CTTTTAGCCAAGTTGTTGAAAAGCAAAAACCCAGATGACCTGCAAGAGGCCAACAAGCTGATCAAGTCCATGGTGAAGGAA GATGAGGCACGGATCCAGAAGGTGACCAAGCGTCTGCACACTTTAGAGGAGGTTAATAACAACGTGAAGCTGCTCAGTGAGATGCTGCTTCATTACAGCAAGGAGGACTCGTCAGAGGCAGATAAAGAGCTCATGAAG GAGCTGTTTGATCGGTGTGAGAATAAGAGGCGGACATTATTCAAACTAGCCAGCGAGACAGAGGACAATGACAATAGTTTGG GGGACATCCTGCAGGCCAGTGACAACCTCTCCCGAGTCATCAACTCATACAAAACAATCATTGAAGGGCAGGTCATCAATGGTGAGGTGGCCACCTCAACCATGTCTGACTCTGAAG GACACCACCACTCCAGGAACCAAGGCACTCTCATCGACCTTGCAGAGTTGGATGCACCGGGCAGCTCAACCCCCGTTTtggcccccgccccaccctcctccggcatccccatcctccctccacccccccaggcCTCAGCACCTGGGCGCAGCTGTTCATCCAGCCAGGCGGAGGCCCCCCCAGGGCCCAACAACACAAGCAATGCCCTCTCCTTGCTGGATGAagagctgctctgcttgg GCCTTGCTGACCCAGCCCCTACGGCTCCTCCCAAAGAGTCAGCTGGAAACGGCCAGTGGCCCCTGTTCCAG AACGAACAGTCGGACCTGGACTTCTTCAGCCCCAAACCTGGGACTGCTGCTTGTAGCCCCTCAGACGGGCCTGTCCTCCAGCCCTCAGCAACCCCTGCAGGCAACTCccagcctccactgccaccccccTTCCCAGCTCCTGTGGTCCCAGCCAGCGTTTCTGCTCCAAAAACAGGCTTTTTGTTCCCCACTGGACTGGCCCCAAAGGCTGAGCCCACAGCCCCCGAGTACCATGGCTCAGCTTTGAGCGACAGCTCCCTGCACCAGTTGGATGCCCTCGATCAGCTTTTAGAAGAAGCCAAAGC gacCTCAGGCCTGGTGAAACCCATCTCCTCCAGCTTCTTCCCTGGGGCCACCGCCTCCCCTCTGATCCCCAGCAGCACCTCAGCTAGGCCTCTCCTGCCGTTCTCCACGGGGCCTGGCAGCCCTCTCTTCCAGCCACCTGTCTTCCCATCCCAGGGGAGCCCCATGAAGGGGCCTGAGCTTTCCCTGGCCAGTGTCCATGTCCCCCTGGAATCTATCAAGCCTA GCAGTGCCCTTCCTGTGACAGCCTATGATAAAAACGGCTTCCGCATCCTCTTCCACTTCGCCAAGGAATGTCCACCAGGACGGCCCGATGTGCTGGTGGTGGTTGTGTCCATGCTGAACACGGCTCCTCTGCCTATAAGAAGCATCGTGCTGCAGGCCGCAGTGCCCAAG tCAATGAAGGTGAAGCTGCAGCCACCCTCTGGGACGGAACTCTCTCCATTTAGCCCCATCCAGCCACCTGCAGCCATCACCCAGGTCATGCTGCTGGCGAATCCACTGAAG GACCTGTTTTTATCTACCTGTGTGACTTGA
- the GGA3 gene encoding ADP-ribosylation factor-binding protein GGA3 isoform X1 yields MAEAEGESLESWLNKATNPSNRQEDWEYIIGFCDQINKELEGPQIAVRLLAHKVQSPQEWEAVQALTVLEACMKNCGRRFHNEVGKFRFLNELIKVVSPKYLGDRVSEKVKTKVIELLYSWTLALPEESKIKDAYHMLKRQGIVQSDPLIPVDRTLIPSPPPRPKNPVFDDEEKSKLLAKLLKSKNPDDLQEANKLIKSMVKEDEARIQKVTKRLHTLEEVNNNVKLLSEMLLHYSKEDSSEADKELMKELFDRCENKRRTLFKLASETEDNDNSLGDILQASDNLSRVINSYKTIIEGQVINGEVATSTMSDSEGHHHSRNQGTLIDLAELDAPGSSTPVLAPAPPSSGIPILPPPPQASAPGRSCSSSQAEAPPGPNNTSNALSLLDEELLCLGLADPAPTAPPKESAGNGQWPLFQNEQSDLDFFSPKPGTAACSPSDGPVLQPSATPAGNSQPPLPPPFPAPVVPASVSAPKTGFLFPTGLAPKAEPTAPEYHGSALSDSSLHQLDALDQLLEEAKATSGLVKPISSSFFPGATASPLIPSSTSARPLLPFSTGPGSPLFQPPVFPSQGSPMKGPELSLASVHVPLESIKPSSALPVTAYDKNGFRILFHFAKECPPGRPDVLVVVVSMLNTAPLPIRSIVLQAAVPKSMKVKLQPPSGTELSPFSPIQPPAAITQVMLLANPLKEKARLRYRLTFALGEQLSTEVGEVDQFPPVEQWGNL; encoded by the exons ATGGCGGAGGCGGAAGGAGAGAGCCTGGAGTCCTGGCTGA ataaGGCCACCAATCCTTCCAACCGCCAGGAGGACTGGGAATACATAATCGGCTTCTGTGATCAGATCAACAAGGAGCTGGAAGG GCCACAGATCGCTGTCCGACTGCTGGCCCATAAGGTCCAGTCCCCACAGGAATGGGAGGCGGTCCAGGCCCTGACG GTGCTGGAGGCGTGTATGAAGAACTGTGGGCGGAGATTTCACAACGAAGTGGGAAAGTTCCGGTTTTTAAATGAGTTGATCAAAGTCGTCTCTCCAAAG TACCTGGGGGACAGGGTGTCTGAGAAAGTGAAGACCAAGGTTATTGAGCTACTTTATAGCTGGACGTTGGCCCTGCCAGAAGAATCAAAGATCAAAGATGCCTACCACATGTTGAAGAGACAGG GCATAGTGCAGTCTGACCCACTGATCCCTGTGGACAGGACACTGATCCCCTCTCCACCACCTCGTCCCAAAAACCCTGTGTTTGATGATGAGGAGAAATCCAAG CTTTTAGCCAAGTTGTTGAAAAGCAAAAACCCAGATGACCTGCAAGAGGCCAACAAGCTGATCAAGTCCATGGTGAAGGAA GATGAGGCACGGATCCAGAAGGTGACCAAGCGTCTGCACACTTTAGAGGAGGTTAATAACAACGTGAAGCTGCTCAGTGAGATGCTGCTTCATTACAGCAAGGAGGACTCGTCAGAGGCAGATAAAGAGCTCATGAAG GAGCTGTTTGATCGGTGTGAGAATAAGAGGCGGACATTATTCAAACTAGCCAGCGAGACAGAGGACAATGACAATAGTTTGG GGGACATCCTGCAGGCCAGTGACAACCTCTCCCGAGTCATCAACTCATACAAAACAATCATTGAAGGGCAGGTCATCAATGGTGAGGTGGCCACCTCAACCATGTCTGACTCTGAAG GACACCACCACTCCAGGAACCAAGGCACTCTCATCGACCTTGCAGAGTTGGATGCACCGGGCAGCTCAACCCCCGTTTtggcccccgccccaccctcctccggcatccccatcctccctccacccccccaggcCTCAGCACCTGGGCGCAGCTGTTCATCCAGCCAGGCGGAGGCCCCCCCAGGGCCCAACAACACAAGCAATGCCCTCTCCTTGCTGGATGAagagctgctctgcttgg GCCTTGCTGACCCAGCCCCTACGGCTCCTCCCAAAGAGTCAGCTGGAAACGGCCAGTGGCCCCTGTTCCAG AACGAACAGTCGGACCTGGACTTCTTCAGCCCCAAACCTGGGACTGCTGCTTGTAGCCCCTCAGACGGGCCTGTCCTCCAGCCCTCAGCAACCCCTGCAGGCAACTCccagcctccactgccaccccccTTCCCAGCTCCTGTGGTCCCAGCCAGCGTTTCTGCTCCAAAAACAGGCTTTTTGTTCCCCACTGGACTGGCCCCAAAGGCTGAGCCCACAGCCCCCGAGTACCATGGCTCAGCTTTGAGCGACAGCTCCCTGCACCAGTTGGATGCCCTCGATCAGCTTTTAGAAGAAGCCAAAGC gacCTCAGGCCTGGTGAAACCCATCTCCTCCAGCTTCTTCCCTGGGGCCACCGCCTCCCCTCTGATCCCCAGCAGCACCTCAGCTAGGCCTCTCCTGCCGTTCTCCACGGGGCCTGGCAGCCCTCTCTTCCAGCCACCTGTCTTCCCATCCCAGGGGAGCCCCATGAAGGGGCCTGAGCTTTCCCTGGCCAGTGTCCATGTCCCCCTGGAATCTATCAAGCCTA GCAGTGCCCTTCCTGTGACAGCCTATGATAAAAACGGCTTCCGCATCCTCTTCCACTTCGCCAAGGAATGTCCACCAGGACGGCCCGATGTGCTGGTGGTGGTTGTGTCCATGCTGAACACGGCTCCTCTGCCTATAAGAAGCATCGTGCTGCAGGCCGCAGTGCCCAAG tCAATGAAGGTGAAGCTGCAGCCACCCTCTGGGACGGAACTCTCTCCATTTAGCCCCATCCAGCCACCTGCAGCCATCACCCAGGTCATGCTGCTGGCGAATCCACTGAAG GAGAAGGCAAGGCTGCGGTATAGGCTGACCTTCGCCCTTGGGGAGCAGCTGAGCACAGAGGTGGGTGAGGTGGACCAGTTCCCTCCCGTGGAGCAGTGGGGGAACCTATGA
- the GGA3 gene encoding ADP-ribosylation factor-binding protein GGA3 isoform X6: protein MKNCGRRFHNEVGKFRFLNELIKVVSPKYLGDRVSEKVKTKVIELLYSWTLALPEESKIKDAYHMLKRQGIVQSDPLIPVDRTLIPSPPPRPKNPVFDDEEKSKLLAKLLKSKNPDDLQEANKLIKSMVKEDEARIQKVTKRLHTLEEVNNNVKLLSEMLLHYSKEDSSEADKELMKELFDRCENKRRTLFKLASETEDNDNSLGDILQASDNLSRVINSYKTIIEGQVINGEVATSTMSDSEGHHHSRNQGTLIDLAELDAPGSSTPVLAPAPPSSGIPILPPPPQASAPGRSCSSSQAEAPPGPNNTSNALSLLDEELLCLGLADPAPTAPPKESAGNGQWPLFQNEQSDLDFFSPKPGTAACSPSDGPVLQPSATPAGNSQPPLPPPFPAPVVPASVSAPKTGFLFPTGLAPKAEPTAPEYHGSALSDSSLHQLDALDQLLEEAKATSGLVKPISSSFFPGATASPLIPSSTSARPLLPFSTGPGSPLFQPPVFPSQGSPMKGPELSLASVHVPLESIKPSSALPVTAYDKNGFRILFHFAKECPPGRPDVLVVVVSMLNTAPLPIRSIVLQAAVPKSMKVKLQPPSGTELSPFSPIQPPAAITQVMLLANPLKEKARLRYRLTFALGEQLSTEVGEVDQFPPVEQWGNL, encoded by the exons ATGAAGAACTGTGGGCGGAGATTTCACAACGAAGTGGGAAAGTTCCGGTTTTTAAATGAGTTGATCAAAGTCGTCTCTCCAAAG TACCTGGGGGACAGGGTGTCTGAGAAAGTGAAGACCAAGGTTATTGAGCTACTTTATAGCTGGACGTTGGCCCTGCCAGAAGAATCAAAGATCAAAGATGCCTACCACATGTTGAAGAGACAGG GCATAGTGCAGTCTGACCCACTGATCCCTGTGGACAGGACACTGATCCCCTCTCCACCACCTCGTCCCAAAAACCCTGTGTTTGATGATGAGGAGAAATCCAAG CTTTTAGCCAAGTTGTTGAAAAGCAAAAACCCAGATGACCTGCAAGAGGCCAACAAGCTGATCAAGTCCATGGTGAAGGAA GATGAGGCACGGATCCAGAAGGTGACCAAGCGTCTGCACACTTTAGAGGAGGTTAATAACAACGTGAAGCTGCTCAGTGAGATGCTGCTTCATTACAGCAAGGAGGACTCGTCAGAGGCAGATAAAGAGCTCATGAAG GAGCTGTTTGATCGGTGTGAGAATAAGAGGCGGACATTATTCAAACTAGCCAGCGAGACAGAGGACAATGACAATAGTTTGG GGGACATCCTGCAGGCCAGTGACAACCTCTCCCGAGTCATCAACTCATACAAAACAATCATTGAAGGGCAGGTCATCAATGGTGAGGTGGCCACCTCAACCATGTCTGACTCTGAAG GACACCACCACTCCAGGAACCAAGGCACTCTCATCGACCTTGCAGAGTTGGATGCACCGGGCAGCTCAACCCCCGTTTtggcccccgccccaccctcctccggcatccccatcctccctccacccccccaggcCTCAGCACCTGGGCGCAGCTGTTCATCCAGCCAGGCGGAGGCCCCCCCAGGGCCCAACAACACAAGCAATGCCCTCTCCTTGCTGGATGAagagctgctctgcttgg GCCTTGCTGACCCAGCCCCTACGGCTCCTCCCAAAGAGTCAGCTGGAAACGGCCAGTGGCCCCTGTTCCAG AACGAACAGTCGGACCTGGACTTCTTCAGCCCCAAACCTGGGACTGCTGCTTGTAGCCCCTCAGACGGGCCTGTCCTCCAGCCCTCAGCAACCCCTGCAGGCAACTCccagcctccactgccaccccccTTCCCAGCTCCTGTGGTCCCAGCCAGCGTTTCTGCTCCAAAAACAGGCTTTTTGTTCCCCACTGGACTGGCCCCAAAGGCTGAGCCCACAGCCCCCGAGTACCATGGCTCAGCTTTGAGCGACAGCTCCCTGCACCAGTTGGATGCCCTCGATCAGCTTTTAGAAGAAGCCAAAGC gacCTCAGGCCTGGTGAAACCCATCTCCTCCAGCTTCTTCCCTGGGGCCACCGCCTCCCCTCTGATCCCCAGCAGCACCTCAGCTAGGCCTCTCCTGCCGTTCTCCACGGGGCCTGGCAGCCCTCTCTTCCAGCCACCTGTCTTCCCATCCCAGGGGAGCCCCATGAAGGGGCCTGAGCTTTCCCTGGCCAGTGTCCATGTCCCCCTGGAATCTATCAAGCCTA GCAGTGCCCTTCCTGTGACAGCCTATGATAAAAACGGCTTCCGCATCCTCTTCCACTTCGCCAAGGAATGTCCACCAGGACGGCCCGATGTGCTGGTGGTGGTTGTGTCCATGCTGAACACGGCTCCTCTGCCTATAAGAAGCATCGTGCTGCAGGCCGCAGTGCCCAAG tCAATGAAGGTGAAGCTGCAGCCACCCTCTGGGACGGAACTCTCTCCATTTAGCCCCATCCAGCCACCTGCAGCCATCACCCAGGTCATGCTGCTGGCGAATCCACTGAAG GAGAAGGCAAGGCTGCGGTATAGGCTGACCTTCGCCCTTGGGGAGCAGCTGAGCACAGAGGTGGGTGAGGTGGACCAGTTCCCTCCCGTGGAGCAGTGGGGGAACCTATGA
- the GGA3 gene encoding ADP-ribosylation factor-binding protein GGA3 isoform X8: MGGIVQSDPLIPVDRTLIPSPPPRPKNPVFDDEEKSKLLAKLLKSKNPDDLQEANKLIKSMVKEDEARIQKVTKRLHTLEEVNNNVKLLSEMLLHYSKEDSSEADKELMKELFDRCENKRRTLFKLASETEDNDNSLGDILQASDNLSRVINSYKTIIEGQVINGEVATSTMSDSEGHHHSRNQGTLIDLAELDAPGSSTPVLAPAPPSSGIPILPPPPQASAPGRSCSSSQAEAPPGPNNTSNALSLLDEELLCLGLADPAPTAPPKESAGNGQWPLFQNEQSDLDFFSPKPGTAACSPSDGPVLQPSATPAGNSQPPLPPPFPAPVVPASVSAPKTGFLFPTGLAPKAEPTAPEYHGSALSDSSLHQLDALDQLLEEAKATSGLVKPISSSFFPGATASPLIPSSTSARPLLPFSTGPGSPLFQPPVFPSQGSPMKGPELSLASVHVPLESIKPSSALPVTAYDKNGFRILFHFAKECPPGRPDVLVVVVSMLNTAPLPIRSIVLQAAVPKSMKVKLQPPSGTELSPFSPIQPPAAITQVMLLANPLKEKARLRYRLTFALGEQLSTEVGEVDQFPPVEQWGNL, from the exons ATGGGAG GCATAGTGCAGTCTGACCCACTGATCCCTGTGGACAGGACACTGATCCCCTCTCCACCACCTCGTCCCAAAAACCCTGTGTTTGATGATGAGGAGAAATCCAAG CTTTTAGCCAAGTTGTTGAAAAGCAAAAACCCAGATGACCTGCAAGAGGCCAACAAGCTGATCAAGTCCATGGTGAAGGAA GATGAGGCACGGATCCAGAAGGTGACCAAGCGTCTGCACACTTTAGAGGAGGTTAATAACAACGTGAAGCTGCTCAGTGAGATGCTGCTTCATTACAGCAAGGAGGACTCGTCAGAGGCAGATAAAGAGCTCATGAAG GAGCTGTTTGATCGGTGTGAGAATAAGAGGCGGACATTATTCAAACTAGCCAGCGAGACAGAGGACAATGACAATAGTTTGG GGGACATCCTGCAGGCCAGTGACAACCTCTCCCGAGTCATCAACTCATACAAAACAATCATTGAAGGGCAGGTCATCAATGGTGAGGTGGCCACCTCAACCATGTCTGACTCTGAAG GACACCACCACTCCAGGAACCAAGGCACTCTCATCGACCTTGCAGAGTTGGATGCACCGGGCAGCTCAACCCCCGTTTtggcccccgccccaccctcctccggcatccccatcctccctccacccccccaggcCTCAGCACCTGGGCGCAGCTGTTCATCCAGCCAGGCGGAGGCCCCCCCAGGGCCCAACAACACAAGCAATGCCCTCTCCTTGCTGGATGAagagctgctctgcttgg GCCTTGCTGACCCAGCCCCTACGGCTCCTCCCAAAGAGTCAGCTGGAAACGGCCAGTGGCCCCTGTTCCAG AACGAACAGTCGGACCTGGACTTCTTCAGCCCCAAACCTGGGACTGCTGCTTGTAGCCCCTCAGACGGGCCTGTCCTCCAGCCCTCAGCAACCCCTGCAGGCAACTCccagcctccactgccaccccccTTCCCAGCTCCTGTGGTCCCAGCCAGCGTTTCTGCTCCAAAAACAGGCTTTTTGTTCCCCACTGGACTGGCCCCAAAGGCTGAGCCCACAGCCCCCGAGTACCATGGCTCAGCTTTGAGCGACAGCTCCCTGCACCAGTTGGATGCCCTCGATCAGCTTTTAGAAGAAGCCAAAGC gacCTCAGGCCTGGTGAAACCCATCTCCTCCAGCTTCTTCCCTGGGGCCACCGCCTCCCCTCTGATCCCCAGCAGCACCTCAGCTAGGCCTCTCCTGCCGTTCTCCACGGGGCCTGGCAGCCCTCTCTTCCAGCCACCTGTCTTCCCATCCCAGGGGAGCCCCATGAAGGGGCCTGAGCTTTCCCTGGCCAGTGTCCATGTCCCCCTGGAATCTATCAAGCCTA GCAGTGCCCTTCCTGTGACAGCCTATGATAAAAACGGCTTCCGCATCCTCTTCCACTTCGCCAAGGAATGTCCACCAGGACGGCCCGATGTGCTGGTGGTGGTTGTGTCCATGCTGAACACGGCTCCTCTGCCTATAAGAAGCATCGTGCTGCAGGCCGCAGTGCCCAAG tCAATGAAGGTGAAGCTGCAGCCACCCTCTGGGACGGAACTCTCTCCATTTAGCCCCATCCAGCCACCTGCAGCCATCACCCAGGTCATGCTGCTGGCGAATCCACTGAAG GAGAAGGCAAGGCTGCGGTATAGGCTGACCTTCGCCCTTGGGGAGCAGCTGAGCACAGAGGTGGGTGAGGTGGACCAGTTCCCTCCCGTGGAGCAGTGGGGGAACCTATGA